In Aliiglaciecola sp. LCG003, a genomic segment contains:
- the gcvH gene encoding glycine cleavage system protein GcvH: protein MSTIPSELRYASTHEWVRNEGDGTFTVGITEHAQELLGDMVFIELPEIDDAVVAGDDVAVAESVKAASDVYAPITGTIVAINEDLENSPELVNSDAFGEGWMFRIKADDVTEVEGLMDAEGYENSIDED, encoded by the coding sequence ATGAGCACTATTCCATCTGAACTACGCTATGCATCCACCCACGAATGGGTCCGTAATGAAGGTGACGGTACCTTTACCGTTGGTATTACTGAGCACGCGCAAGAATTGCTAGGGGATATGGTATTTATTGAACTACCTGAAATTGACGACGCAGTAGTTGCGGGTGACGACGTGGCGGTAGCTGAGTCAGTCAAAGCGGCATCAGACGTGTACGCTCCAATTACCGGGACTATAGTTGCGATCAACGAAGATTTAGAAAACTCGCCAGAATTGGTTAACTCCGATGCTTTTGGTGAAGGATGGATGTTCCGCATCAAAGCTGACGACGTGACTGAAGTTGAAGGTTTGATGGATGCTGAAGGTTACGAAAACAGTATCGACGAAGACTAA
- the gcvT gene encoding glycine cleavage system aminomethyltransferase GcvT — translation MTNTTVLHPKHIEAGAKMVDFHGWEMPINYGSQIEEHHAVRQDAGMFDVSHMTIVDVKGPQAKGYLRTLLANDVAKLTEKGKALYSGMLNDDGGVVDDLIVYHFDDTDYRLVVNSATREKDMNWLNGVASGFDVSITERPEFAMIAVQGPNAKAKAAQLFSDAQKEAVAGMKPFFGVQAEDLFIATTGYTGEAGYEIMVPNEVAADFWQRLLNAGVVPCGLGARDTLRLEAGMNLYGQDMDETVSPLAANMGWTITWEPQDRVFMGRSALEAQKAAGTDKLVGLVMTDKGVLRAGQKVKVSEGEGVITSGTFSPTLGHSIAMARIPATQDTTAEVEMRKKWVTVNIVKPSFVRNGKSVL, via the coding sequence ATGACCAATACAACAGTTCTTCACCCTAAGCATATCGAAGCCGGCGCAAAAATGGTTGATTTTCATGGCTGGGAAATGCCAATCAACTATGGTTCTCAAATCGAAGAGCATCACGCAGTACGCCAAGATGCGGGTATGTTTGATGTGTCGCATATGACCATTGTGGATGTCAAAGGCCCTCAAGCGAAAGGTTACTTGCGCACCTTACTGGCCAATGACGTGGCTAAATTAACTGAAAAAGGTAAGGCACTTTATAGCGGCATGTTGAATGACGACGGCGGCGTGGTGGACGATTTAATTGTTTACCATTTTGACGATACTGACTACCGCTTGGTGGTTAACTCAGCCACCCGTGAAAAAGACATGAACTGGTTAAATGGGGTTGCCTCCGGATTTGATGTAAGCATCACAGAACGTCCAGAGTTCGCCATGATCGCCGTGCAAGGCCCCAATGCTAAAGCCAAAGCGGCTCAATTATTTTCTGACGCGCAAAAAGAAGCGGTAGCGGGAATGAAACCGTTTTTCGGTGTGCAAGCTGAAGACTTGTTTATCGCCACTACGGGTTATACCGGTGAAGCGGGCTACGAAATCATGGTGCCTAACGAAGTAGCTGCTGATTTCTGGCAAAGATTACTGAACGCTGGCGTAGTGCCTTGCGGCCTAGGTGCTCGTGATACTTTGCGTTTAGAAGCTGGGATGAATTTATACGGGCAAGATATGGATGAAACCGTTTCTCCATTGGCAGCCAACATGGGCTGGACAATCACCTGGGAGCCGCAAGACAGAGTTTTCATGGGACGCAGCGCACTCGAAGCCCAAAAAGCAGCCGGTACCGACAAGCTAGTAGGTTTAGTGATGACCGACAAAGGCGTGCTCAGGGCAGGGCAAAAAGTCAAAGTGTCTGAAGGGGAAGGCGTGATCACATCAGGCACCTTTTCACCGACGTTAGGACACAGCATCGCGATGGCCAGAATTCCAGCCACTCAAGACACAACAGCTGAAGTTGAAATGCGCAAGAAGTGGGTTACAGTCAATATTGTAAAACCTAGCTTTGTTAGAAATGGCAAAAGCGTACTTTAA
- a CDS encoding LysR family transcriptional regulator, with protein sequence MKQLSMDNLRTFVTVVEQGGFAKAGDLLGRSQPAISLQIKKLEEQLGRRLFEKVGQRQVVNQDGRILLAQAKSMLDINDDVFRQFEQSSLRGRLRLGIPSEFATTLLPSIIGEFSKQYPDVALEVTSALSRNLLDDNKRQDFDLVLALVDPNQQTQGDLVLEDELVWVGDNLRPLSASSVSLVLAPDGCVYRSRVIEKLKQQTTAWRISYTNADLYGLIAAIQQGLGITALARSSVPDSLHIIRHKTLPVLGKIKICLFNQDTQHPQISAALSQFIMARLKA encoded by the coding sequence ATGAAACAGCTGTCGATGGACAATCTACGCACCTTTGTTACTGTGGTGGAGCAAGGTGGGTTTGCTAAAGCGGGCGATCTATTGGGCCGTTCCCAACCAGCTATTAGTTTGCAAATTAAGAAGCTAGAAGAACAACTAGGTCGGCGTCTGTTTGAAAAAGTTGGACAACGGCAGGTGGTTAATCAAGACGGTAGGATTTTGTTAGCACAAGCTAAATCCATGTTAGATATCAATGATGATGTTTTTCGCCAGTTTGAGCAGTCCTCGTTACGAGGCCGCTTACGCTTAGGTATTCCCAGCGAATTTGCCACAACTTTGTTGCCCAGTATTATCGGTGAATTTAGTAAGCAATACCCCGATGTGGCGTTAGAAGTTACCTCGGCGCTGAGTCGTAACCTGCTAGATGACAACAAACGTCAGGATTTTGATTTGGTCTTGGCACTTGTAGATCCCAATCAACAAACCCAAGGAGATTTAGTTCTCGAAGATGAATTGGTTTGGGTGGGAGATAATTTACGGCCGCTATCCGCTAGTAGTGTGTCATTGGTTTTGGCCCCCGATGGTTGCGTGTATCGAAGCCGAGTCATTGAAAAGCTCAAGCAACAAACTACTGCGTGGCGCATTAGTTATACCAACGCTGATTTATACGGACTGATCGCGGCAATCCAGCAAGGGCTAGGGATCACCGCCCTAGCCCGTTCTAGTGTGCCTGACAGTTTGCATATCATTCGACATAAAACCTTACCGGTTTTAGGCAAAATTAAAATTTGTCTATTTAACCAAGACACCCAACATCCACAAATAAGTGCTGCCCTCTCACAGTTCATTATGGCTCGATTGAAAGCCTAA